From the genome of Gorilla gorilla gorilla isolate KB3781 chromosome 4, NHGRI_mGorGor1-v2.1_pri, whole genome shotgun sequence:
CATGTTTTGTGACCGTCTGAGGTAAGGGCAGGGGTAAGGGGGCTCACAATACAATGTTCCAGCCTTGTCTTCGTGCAGAGGTGCAGCTCCTAGCACACAGACCGAGACCAACTCCGGGTTCCAACGTTTTTTCTCCCCACCTGCCCATCTACACTTACCTGTGCCCTCCTTTTCTTACTCCCTTAGGACAGAGTGCCTCCTCTCTGTCTGGAGTAGCTCATTTGAAATCTTGTCCAGTAGAAGCCAAAGGGGCTAAGCATCTTCCCCAGGACTTTGCTAGCTTCTCAGCCCTAGTCCCTAGTAGGGGAGTGCCAGGGACTCTGGGGAACATTGATGTGGGTCGGATTTCAGCCATTGGAAGAACAGAGGCTGATTTTGCATCCTTCCCTGTAGCTGTCACGGCAAAGCAGAGGAATGCATCGGACTGTGCCGAGCCCTTCTTAGCGCCCTCCACTGGCTGCTGCGCTGCACGGCAGCCTCTGCAGAGCGGCTCCGGGAGGGGCTGGAGGCCGGCACTCCAGCCGCTGGGGAGAAGCAGCTTGCCATGTGCCTTCAGCGCCTGGAGAAAACCCTCAGCAGCACCAAGAACCGGGCCCTGCTGCACATCGCCAAACTAGAGGAGGCCTGTATGTCCCTTGATTCCCCTGAGCCCCACCTGCCGCTGCTCCCATAGCCGGTCCTTTAATTGAGAAGGGAGAGGCAGGATGCCATCCCACCTCTTTCCAGGAGGATCTGAAACCAtcccacttccttttttttctccccataaGCATTGCACACATCCCAGGGACTTGGGCAGGGTGGCACCCGAGCCAATCAACCAACAGGTATTTACTGAGCATTGTCGTACgcccagcactgtgctaggtgctgggggtggggggtggggggctaccAAAGGAGCATGTGGCAGGGTCCCTGCCCTCATCAAGCATAGCTGCTAGTGGGTAGCAAGACTAGTACGTCACAGACGAGGGAAAAACTAGAGGACAAGACAAACACAGTGTCCATTATTGTGTTTGTCTCCATGTTACTCATCGCTTGGAAGCAAATGACTCTTGTATTTGAATGTTACCTAAAATGCCCCTTTTAACACAGTGCCTGTCTGCTGTTGGGCCTGTTGTACCATATGCCTCTTGACTCAAGTTCAGATGTTAAGTTTGGGTACTTTCCAGAGCCTGAGAACAGACAGATCACCTGGCGGGAGGGAAGATGCCGGTATTTCCAGCAATGGGGTCCTAAGGCCATAGTCTTGCTCCTTGAAGCCCGAGTGGCTTGGGACCACCTACAGATCTCTTGTTCTCCAGGAACAAGAATGCTAGAATGGGCTACTCCTGAGGCTTCAGGACCTGGTTGGAGAGCTTGTTTTAGGACTAGTATATTTATTTCTTCCCCAAGTATGTTTTACTGCCTGTGAAAAGTCCAAAAAGAcaatctttatataaaaatggaCTGTGTTGACAGCCTCTTCCCTACCTTGGGCCCTTGATAAATGTTTATTGGCTGAAAATCGGATGAATACTGAATTTTAATGGATCTCAggtcttgtctttttttcccccttttatgCTCCATGGAGGTTAATGGGCTAGTTGGTGCCATTATTCATCATTTGACCCTTTGGAATTGTAACTAGGATAAGTAACTTATAATTCAGTGCTAACCAATATGGCTTAGACCATGAGTGTGGGCATTAAGGAGAGAACAGTGAGTTAGACCAGTCGGGTGAGTTGCTAAAGGAACTGGGGCTTGAACAGAAGCTTAGAGCATGGTGCGAGtttgagagagagtgtgtgagagGCCTTCAGCAGGGGAGGGCAGCAAACGCAATGCCTAGATGAGGGAGTGGTTGAGAATGAGAAAGCCATTTAGGGACCCAGTTCCCCCAGAGGAGAGTGACAGCCTCTGCAAGACTGGACTTTGGGATCCGCCCACTCCTCGAGTGATTTGTGGCCGCCCTCCCTGTTCCAGCCACTGGATTCtggcctccctctgcctctctctcctgaGCCTGTGTGATGCCATACCTTCTGAAGTCAGCTGGCTGTGTCCCCTGGAAATCAGCTCTTTGGGAATGGTCTCTGGGGTTTCCAGCTCTAGGTGCCCGCCCCCCTTCTGGAAACAGTGCATGCTGCCCTCaggcccctccctccctgtcgTCCTCAGGGGAAGCCTTCCTGTGTGGTTTCATGTGCCGGAGGGGGTGCCAAAATCGAGGAGTTCAGGGCCAGGCACTCCTTCTCTCCTGTTTCCCATCATGTTTCTGTACTTCCTTCCCTCTGCCAGCTTCTTGGACTGCCATCGAGCATTCTCTCTTAAAACTTGGAGAGATCCTGGCCAATCTCAGCAACCCGCAGCTCCGGAGTCAGGCCGAGCAGTGTGGCACCCTCATTAGGAGGTACCGGCTCCCTGGGGGATGGTGGTGAAGGGAGAGGGAGGACACGCCCTGGGGTAGGAAGATGTGGCACCCAGTGCCATCCTCTCCGCCTTCACCTTTGGCCCCCCAAATACTGTCCCCTGTGTTTGTGACCCCTCAGCATCCCCACGATGCTGTCTGTGCATGCGGAGCAGATGCACAAGACCGGCTTCCCCACTGTCCACGCCGTGATCCTGCTCGAGGGCACCATGAACCTGACAGGCGAGACGCAGTCTCTGGTGGAGCAGCTGACGATGGTGAAGCGCATGCAGGTGGGAGGGGCCGAGTGGCTCTCCCTTCTCCAAGGCGGGCCAGCCTgttgggggcaggagggaggattCTTCTGGTTCTCCCTGGGAGAAGTGGGGTTTCTCCTGCTCCATGATGGAAAGTGGGTGCCAGTCGTGCACACTTCTGTCATTGGACCTTACTTCCCTGGTTCTCAGCACACAGCTGAGCAGTGACTCTGCCTTGCAGTCTCTGACCCAGCCAAATCCTCGGAGTCCACAGAAGGGTGACGGGGTACGGGCACCCTCTTAGGCCTCATCCTTGGCTCTTCCCACAGCATATCCCCACCCCACTTTTTGTCCTGGAGATCTGGAAAGCTTGCTTCGTGGGGCTCATTGAGTCTCCCGAGGGTACAGAGGAGCTCAAGTGGACAGCTTTCACTTTCCTCAAGGTACTGGGGACGTGGGAGGGGCAGAGCCAGTCTAGGAATGGTTCTTAGCAAGACCAGCGGCACCCTGGACCTTTGCCCTGTGTTCCTCCCTGTGGGCACTGGGCCCAGCCTGCCAGGTATTCCAGCGCAAGTTCCCATTGATCATTTTCTCTGAAAGTGCCAGGGCTATATTTAGCCCATTTGGCAGACTCCGTTGTTTCTTACCACAGAGGTGCAGTTTAGCTTGGTCATCAGACAGATAGGTGCAGGGCAGTAAAGAGAGCCAGGGAAAGGGGCCCCAGTCCTCCTTGAAGCTGGGGATCCACTTTTGCTTatggcatttttttctgttgagctAGCGGAGGTGCGGGGTGCTTGTGTCCTGTGCCTAGGCCTGGGGGCATCAGGGGCCTGGGCACCTATTGGCTTTCTCATTTAGCACTAAGTGTGCTCTCACTCCCAGGGTAGGAGTGTTCCTGTCTCTCTTCCTGGAGCAGGGGTTCGGGGGGATGCCTTCAGGGGtagatgaaagagaaaagaaatggatcTTCCTGTTTTTCCCCCGCCTCACCCCCTAGATTCCACAGGTTTTGGTGAAGTTGAAGAAGTACTCTCATGGAGACAAGGTGAGTTGGGGATTGAGATGGAGGCATGGGAGCAGAAACAAGGGCAAAGGGGAGGGTCCTTCAGGCCCCAGCTGGGCAGTGTTCTCATGCCTGGAAGAGAGCCGGATGTGAGTGTACACCTCAGTGTGCACGTGCTTCACAATGTGCATGCTTCAGCATGTGTGCGTGCTTCAGTGTGTGCGTGCTTCAGTGTGTGCGtgcttcagtgtgtgtgtgtgcttcagTGTGTGTGTTTCAGCGTGTGTGTGCTTCAGCGTGTACGTGTGCTTCAGCCAGTGTGTGTGCTTCAGCCAGTGTGTGTGCTTCAGCGTCTGCGTGCACCCACAACATACACCCAGGCTCCAGGCAGAAAGCAGCCAGGCAACTCAGGCCGATGCCTCCAGCAGACAATGTTGCCTGAGATGATCAGGGCCTGGTGGCCCTGGAAACCAGATGGACACTTCTGCCTCTTTCTAGGACTTCACTGAGGATGTCAACTGTGCTTTTGAGTTCCTGCTGAAGCTCACCCCCTTGTTGGACAAAGCTGACCAGCGCTGCAAGTATGAGCTCCCCTGGTCACCCCCGCCCTACTGGAAGGCGTTCTGGGCTCTTCCCCTGATCTCTGTGCCAGAGAAGCCTCAGGGTACTCTGTCTCCTTGTTCACTCCCCTTGGCAGGGGCAGGAAATAGCAGCCCATAGTTGCCAAGTCCCCAGAGCCCCTCTACCGTCTCTCAGGCACTCCAGATTTTCCTCATCCTGAAAGAGGGAGGATGCTGCTCAGGGACCTGCCACTCCCACCCCTCACCATCCTAGCCAGGTGCCCAGTTCCCTCAGCATCTTTCTCCCTCACAGCTGTGACTGTACAAACTTCCTGCTCCAAGAATGTGGCAAGCAGGGGCTTCTGTCTGAGGCCAGCGTCAACAACCTTATGGCTAAGCGGTAAGCGTGAACGCACCTGTGCTACCCCAAGAGCCCCTTGACCTCTCTCTTGTTACGGTGGGGCTGCTGCGTGCCTTTCAACCTCCTGTCGAAAGTTTGGGCTGCAAGTGACTGGGACCGTGCCTGGGGGTACAGGgaacaggaaggaaaagaaagcacgGATGTCTTCAGACCAGAGTTTTACACTCTTAGTCACTGCTCTTTAACTCATACCCATCTTTGTGATAAAAGTAAAAATCCTAGGctggaggcgggtggattacttggaggccaggagttcaagaccagcctgcccaacatggcaaaaccccatgtctactaaaaatacaaaaatcagctgggcatggtggtgtgtgcctgtaatctcagctactctggaggctgaggcacgagaattgcttgaacccaggaggcggagattgtgatgaggcgaaatcatgccactgcaccccagcctgggcgacagagtgagaccttgtctcaaaaaaataaataaataaataaataaaaatcctgaaTCTTCCTTTAATCTTAAATGTGCTTTCAGAGCATTTAAGACTAatgataggccaggtgcggtggctcacacctgtaatcccagcatttgggaggccaaggcgggtggatcacgaggtcaggagttcgagaccagcctggccaacgtggtgaaaccccatctctaccaaaaatacaaaaattaatcaggcgcgatggtatacacctgtaattccagctactcaggaggctgaggcaggagaatcacttgaacccggaaagcagaggttgtactgagctgagatcgcgccactgcattccagcctgggtgacagagcgagactctgtctcaaaaaaaaaaaagactaatgatAAAttgccaggtgtgctggctcacctgtaatcccaggactttgggaggccaaggtgggcggatcacctgaggtcaggagtttgagaccagtagaacatggtgaaaccccgtctctactaaaaatacaaaaaagtagccaggcgtggtggtgagcgtccagctactctggaggcagaggctgcagtgagctgagatcgcaccactgtactccagcctgggcaacagagtgagacctgtctcaaaaaaaaagactaatgctAAATCAGTGATTGCAACATTGACTATGCTTCCATAAACTTCACCCCAACCTCGGAGGTTCTTACATGCTTCCCACCTCCTCTGCGCATTTCCTTCCGGGCTTGAACGAGGGAACGTGTCAAGAATTTCTCTtcattcctcttcccttccttggCCAACTGGTGATGTCCACAGCAAAGCAGACCGAGAGCACGCACCCCAGCAGAAATCAGGAGAGAATGCCAACATCCAGCCCAACATCCAGCTGATCCTCCGGGCGGAGCCCACTGTCACAAACATCCTCAAGGTGAGTGTGCCCTTCCCTGGCCACCacagtcttctctttcttctttccagtgCTCCATCTGCTTGCAGATAAATAAACAGAGGCCACAGACCTCTGTCTCCTTTAGCTTTTATACATAGTTGCTTTGGAGGTAGTGAAAGGGGAGGCAAGGGCAGCTACCACTGAATGCTAACCCGTGGGAGCTTCATTTGTACACCAGGCACTGCAGTAGGCACTTTCACTTAGGCCATCTCACATGGAAACAACAGAGacgtgggtgcggtggctcacgcctgtaatcccagcattttgggaggctgaggtgggaagatcccttgaggtcaggagtttgagaccagcttggccaacgtggtgaaacccagtctctactaaaaacacaaaattcactgggtgtggtggtgcatgcctgtaatcccagttacttgggaggctgaggcaggagaatcgctgaaccccggggggcagaggttgcaatgagccaagatcgcaccactgcactccagcctcggcgatagagcgagactccgtctaaaaaaggAAAGGACAGAGAAGATCCTAGCCGTGACCTTGCCCACTCCAACCTTACCACCTGCATGCCGGTGTAGATGAGAGGGATGGATCGGAGAGCAAGGGTGGGTTTTAGGAATGATTTTCCAGATTGAAGTCAGAAAGATGTAGATTACATTCCAGGTTGTGAAGAGAGAAAATGTGGCTAGGCTGTATCTTGGGTGCGGGGTCTTCAGTGTTCTTCAGGACTTGATTTCCTGTCCTGTCCCCAGACGATGGATGCAGACCACTCTAAGTCACCGGAGGGACTGCTGGGAGTCCTGGGCCACATGCTGTCTGGGAAGAGTCTGGACTTGCTGCTggctgccgccgccgccactgGAAAGCTGAAATCCTTCGCCCGGAAATTCATCAAGTGAGGAAGGCCAAGCCCCTGACCCCAGGGCGTGCAGGGAGGCCGCGCATTGGGAGGAGGTAGCAGGGTAGGAGTCAGGTGCCTGGGTCTGGGTCTCATCCAGAGACCCACGGGCCTAGGCAGAGCATCCTGGCTGGAGATCTTGGAGGAAGGGCCTGTTCTCACGACCTAAGTGTTCCTTTCTCTTCAGCTGAGGATGGAGTGGACATGTTTGGTAAAGAGATGAGGGTAAGGGTTGAGGTGTTGAACATTGGGCATGGAGGAATTCCAAGTATGCCCAGTTATTAATAAGGGGCTCTCAAATTCTGTTGCCTTTTTTGGTTGCCCTGGAATTTGACATATATAGAACATGGTTCCATTCAGTGGGCCATTCTCTAGGCCTTGGAAATCTTCTAACAATAAAAAtccttctggctgggtgcggtggctcacgcctgtaatcctagcacttagggaggccaaggtgggcggatcacctgaagtcaggagttcaagaccagcctggccaacttggtgaaaccctgtctctactaaaaatacaaaaaattagccgggtgtggtggtgggcacctgtaatcccagctacttgggagactgaggcagaagaattgcttgaacggaggcggaggttgcagtgagctgagattgtgccactgcactccagcctgggtgacagagtgagactccgtctcaaaacaaaaaaaaaaacaaaaaacaaaaaccacaaaaaccttTTTTCTGTAGCAATGTGTCTCATTTTAAGTTTAACCAGTAACTCAGACTCTAGCGATCGCTCTCTGAACATGTGTAGCCCCAGCGCCCAGCTACTGCTCAGCTCATGCCCTGGTCAATGCAACCTGtctccattcctttcagtttgaATGAATTCACAACCTATGGCAGCGAAGAAAGCAGTAAGTCAGCCCTGTGCATCCGCAGGCCCAGTGGGCCCTGAGGAGGGGTGTGGTGGGAGagtgtgggagggaggagggctcCCCGGCTCAACAGGGGGAGGCTGTGCTCCCTCCTCAGAGCCATGACCAATGGAAGCTTCCACAGAGCTTGAAAGTGGATAATGCTGGAAAAGGATTCTTCCCAGACCATCCCTGTGTCTCCTTCCCCCCCTCATCCCTTTACGACTTGGTTAGGTATGCCAGGAGAGGGTGCTGGGGGTCTTTGGTCTCAAGGAAGGGATGATGTTCCAGTTGAGACTCAAGAAAAGGATTCTGAGCCTCAGAGCTTTGAAGGAGCCACTTGGTCCCTGACCTTCCTAGAGGCAAATCCCGATCCCTGTCAACCCAGACACGGGCTCCCCCCTGCCCTCGTCTGGGAACTCAGCCTTCCCGTCCTTCCACAGCCAAACCGGCCTCCGTCCGGGCCCTGCTGTTTGACATCTCCTTCCTCATGCTGTGCCATGTGGCCCAGACCTATGGTTCAGAGGTGAGAGAGGGGAGCGACCGGGACGGGGGCTCAAGGGAAGGAGGTAACCCGGAACTCTCCCCACCTCACTGCCTGCGCCCCCGCAGCCTCTCAGCCAGTTAGTTCTGTGGGCCTCAGAAACCAGGTGCCCACGCGGGCTGGAGTCCGTAGAGGCACCTTCAGCCCCATGTTCACATTGACCACTAGGTGGCAGCATTGCCCCCGACTGGCTCCCTTTGACCAGTTCGTCCCCAGTCTTTGGGCTGGGCTGGAGCAGCAGGCTGGCGGGAAACAGTGCAGCCCCAGGTCCAGCGCTGGCAGGCGCCGCGCCCTCCCCACTCGGCTGGTgccccccttcccctttcccaggtgattctgtcCGAGTCGCGCACAGGAGCTGAGGTGCCCTTCTTCGAGACCTGGATGCAGACCTGCATGCCTGAGGAGGGCAAGATCCTGAACCCTGACCACCCCTGCTTCCGCCCCGACTCCACCAAAGTGGAGTCCCTGGTGGCCCTGCTCAACAACTCCTCGGAGATGAAGCTAGTGTCAGTGGCCCGGGCGCCCACTCCAAGGGTGGCGGTGGGGGCAGGGTCAAGACCCGCTCCCTGAGCCCATTCCCTGCTCCCCTGTGCTGACTTCTCTGCACACCCGCAGGCAGATGAAGTGGCATGAGGCCTGTCTCAGCATCTCAGCCGCCATCTTGGAAATCCTCAATGCCTGGGAGAATGGGGTCCTGGCCTTCGAGTCCATCCAGGTAGCCCCACCTTCCCAGCAGCCTTTGCTCCCCTGAGACACAGAGCCAGCCAGTGATGACTTGTTATATTTCGTAAGGGCAAGAAGACCTTTAATCCAGGAGCTCATGTTTTGatattgatattttgtgtaaTCGTTGTCTTAGCTACTCCCTCTGGCCCAGGTAGCTCTGGGAAGATGAAACTTGTGGAGAGAGGTGTGGAATGTGGCCCGGGACTCTACCGGCTGCACTTAGCTGCCCGCAGAGGCTGAGAAGGTGATGTTGGCTCAAGAAAGGGAGATAGATGGTAGCCCATCACCTTTCCGTCTCCCCTAGAAAATCACTGATAACATCAAAGGGAAGGTATGCAGTCTGGCGGTGTGTGCTGTGGCTTGGCTTGTGGCCCACGTCCGGATGCTGGGGCTGGATGAGCGTGAGAAGTCGCTGCAGATGATCCGCCAGCTGGCAGGGCCACTGTTTAGTGAGAACACCCTGCAGTTCTACAATGAGAGGTCGGTAACCCGCCTTCCCTTCTCAGACCCTTCAAGTGTGTTGCGAGAAGTCAGCACATCCAATAACAAGCACCCCTCTCTTTTCTGACCTTCGCAAACACGCTACTtgatcactcactcactcactttcCTATTCATGCATTCACTCATCTGACTCAGCAAACATGTACTGTGTCTCTGTGGCAGAAGCGTTTATATGCCAGCACCTGCTGTGTTGTCAGAAATGCAGACCCTAAATAGGGTCTGCCCGCAGAGACTCAAGTTCTAGACAACTAGctcccaaaagaacaaagctgtgtGACTGTCTAGGAGCTAGGAACCTGTCTGTAGATTTTACAGGCCGTGCCCCACCCTCAGTTACCTCTTAGGACAGTTTCCTGCCCTGGCTCTTCAGGGGCTTGGAGGACTTCCCTGGTGACCAGCTACGTTGAGTTCATTCACCCAACCAAtaagttgtttgctttttttaattgtaaaaaacaCATAAGATTTGCCATCTTAGCCATGTTTAAGTGTACTGTTcggtagtgttaagtatattcacactgttgtgtaACAGGTCTCCAGAACTTTCTTGCATCTCTGAAACTCCATACCCACTGAACAACAGCTTCCCATTTTCCCCTCCCTCCAGCTCCTGGTAACTACCATTTTACTttgtgtgtctaggaatttgactactttatacttttttgttgttgttgttgagacaaggtcttaccctTGCCCAGATCAGAGtgagtctcactgcaacctcaaattcctgggctcaagtgatcctcttgcctcagcctcccgagtagctgggactgcaggcccacagccggctaatttttctagtctttgtagagacagggtctcactatattgccaggtcttgaactcctggccttgagtgatcctCTCACCGtggacccccaaagtgctgggattacaggcgtgacccaccgtgccctgctgaatttgactactttttaGATGCCTCATTTAACTGGAATCATACAGTCCTTGCCTTTTCGTGACTGACTGACTTCACTCAGCATGATGTCCTCAAAGCTCATCCATGTAGTAGCACGTGACAggaattccttcctttttaaggctgaataatactctgttgtgggccgggcgtggtggctcacgcctgcaatcctagcactttgggaggctgaggtgggtggctcacttgaggtcaggagtttaaggccagcctgaccaacacggtgaaaccttggccttactaaaaatacaaaaataaatagggagtggtggcaggtgcctgcaatcccagctacttgggaggctgagacaggagaatcgcttgaacccaggaagcggaggttgcagtgagccgagatcgcgccactgcactccagcctgggtgaaagagtgagactctgtctcaaaaaacaaaacaaaaacaaaaaaaacctctattGTGTGGCTATACCACATCTTGATCCCTCGTCTGTCAGTGGACACTTCAGTTGCTTCTACCTTTGggctatagtgaatagtgctgctgtgaacatgggtgtttACCAGCTAATACGTTTTGGGTGTTGCCATGTCTTTATGGCAACGTTGAggatgtctttatttatttatgtacttatttttgagacggcgtttcgctctgtcgcccaggctggagtgctgtggcactatctaggctcactgcaatctccgcctcctgggttcaagagattctcctgcctcagcctcctgagtagccgggattacaggcatgtgccaccacacccggctaattgttgtatttttggtagagatggggtttcaccatgttggccaggctggtctcgaactcctaatttcaggtgatcttcccacctcagcctcccaaagtgctgggattataggcatgagccaccgcaccgggcctgaGGATGTCTTAATAGGGAGAAGGGGAAGCATTGAGCTGAATGAGGTTTGGACGGTCTGGAAAAGCACATCTCGTTTTCCCCTTgcctccttcttttttcctttcttctctcatttctccACCACCTTCCCCCCCACCCTACCAAGTAGGGAGCTTTTGCTCTGGTGTAACCCATTCTAAGCACCCTAAATCCTATCTGGGTAAGGGGTAGTGAGAAGTCTGTGGCTCCATTGTGCAGGTGGGAAAAGTGGCTCTAAAAGTCATAGCAACTTTCCCAGAGCCACCCTGCATTCCAGGAACAGTCAGCACTCGGCCTGGGTCTGTATTCACTTCCGAAGCCTCTTTCCATGAGAAAATTCCTGgatatacacttctatctgccCAGCTACCAGGGGCCGGGAAGAATCCTGTGGGGCAGCCCTTGGGCCTCTCCTGGAAGGAACAGTTTACTTTgggaggaggccagggctgggcgGGGACCCCCAAGCACTCAGCCTAGGGGGAAGTGATTGTGTTTATTTATGTGGCAGGTTGGCAGGGCCCAGGCCTGGGGGATGGGGGAAGttggagaataaaagaaaatgtgaatatctGGCTGGAATGGCCAGGGGGAGGAAAGCCCCTCCCGAGTCCCTATTTATAGGCTTTGTGTCCTGCAGGTGAGAGACCTGCCAGGAGCAGAGCAGGGGCCAGGTCACCCCGGGGTATACCGTCCCCCCCAGCGCAAAACTGGGTTAATGCCTCAGGGAGATTTCCGTAACCCAAGTCCAAGGGAAAGTCTGGCATGGGtgttccctcctctccctccccaccctacAGTGGCACCTGAGCCTCAGGTCCTCTCGGCCCTCCCCCAGGGTGGTGATCATGAACTCGATCCTGGAGCGCATGTGTGCCGACGTGCTGCAGCAGACAGCCACGCAGATCAAGTTTCCCTCCACCGGGGTGGACACAATGCCCTACTGGAACCTGCTGCCCCCCAAGCGGCCCATCAAAGAGGTGCTGACGGACATCTTTGCCAAGGTGCTGGAGAAGGGCTGGGTGGACAGCCGCTCCATCCACATCTTTGACACCCTGCTGCACATGGGCGGTGTCTACTGG
Proteins encoded in this window:
- the MED24 gene encoding mediator of RNA polymerase II transcription subunit 24 isoform X16, producing the protein MKVVNLKQAILQAWKERWSDYQWAINMKKFFPKGATWDILNLADALLEQAMIGPSPNPLILSYLKYAISSQMVSYSSVLTAISKFDDFSRDLCVQALLDIMDMFCDRLSCHGKAEECIGLCRALLSALHWLLRCTAASAERLREGLEAGTPAAGEKQLAMCLQRLEKTLSSTKNRALLHIAKLEEASSWTAIEHSLLKLGEILANLSNPQLRSQAEQCGTLIRSIPTMLSVHAEQMHKTGFPTVHAVILLEGTMNLTGETQSLVEQLTMVKRMQHIPTPLFVLEIWKACFVGLIESPEGTEELKWTAFTFLKIPQVLVKLKKYSHGDKDFTEDVNCAFEFLLKLTPLLDKADQRCNCDCTNFLLQECGKQGLLSEASVNNLMAKRKADREHAPQQKSGENANIQPNIQLILRAEPTVTNILKTMDADHSKSPEGLLGVLGHMLSGKSLDLLLAAAAATGKLKSFARKFINLNEFTTYGSEESTKPASVRALLFDISFLMLCHVAQTYGSEVILSESRTGAEVPFFETWMQTCMPEEGKILNPDHPCFRPDSTKVESLVALLNNSSEMKLVQMKWHEACLSISAAILEILNAWENGVLAFESIQKITDNIKGKVCSLAVCAVAWLVAHVRMLGLDEREKSLQMIRQLAGPLFSENTLQFYNERVVIMNSILERMCADVLQQTATQIKFPSTGVDTMPYWNLLPPKRPIKEVLTDIFAKVLEKGWVDSRSIHIFDTLLHMGGVYWFCNNLIKELLKETRKEHTLRAVELLYSIFCLDMQQVTLVLLGHILPGLLTDSSKWHSLMDPPGTALAKLAVWCALSSYSSHKGQASTRQKKRHREDIEDYISLFPLDDVQPSKLMRLLSSNEDDANILSSPNRSMSSSLSASQLHTVNMRDPLNRVLANLFLLISSILGSRTAGPHTQFVQWFMEECVDCLEQGGRGSVLQFMPFTTVSELVKVSAMSSPKVVLAITDLSLPLGRQVAAKAIAAL
- the MED24 gene encoding mediator of RNA polymerase II transcription subunit 24 isoform X14; its protein translation is MKVVNLKQAILQAWKERWSDYQWAINMKKFFPKGATWDILNLADALLEQAMIGPSPNPLILSYLKYAISSQMVSYSSVLTAISKFDDFSRDLCVQALLDIMDMFCDRLSCHGKAEECIGLCRALLSALHWLLRCTAASAERLREGLEAGTPAAGEKQLAMCLQRLEKTLSSTKNRALLHIAKLEEASSWTAIEHSLLKLGEILANLSNPQLRSQAEQCGTLIRSIPTMLSVHAEQMHKTGFPTVHAVILLEGTMNLTGETQSLVEQLTMVKRMQHIPTPLFVLEIWKACFVGLIESPEGTEELKWTAFTFLKIPQVLVKLKKYSHGDKDFTEDVNCAFEFLLKLTPLLDKADQRCNCDCTNFLLQECGKQGLLSEASVNNLMAKRKADREHAPQQKSGENANIQPNIQLILRAEPTVTNILKTMDADHSKSPEGLLGVLGHMLSGKSLDLLLAAAAATGKLKSFARKFINLNEFTTYGSEESTKPASVRALLFDISFLMLCHVAQTYGSEVILSESRTGAEVPFFETWMQTCMPEEGKILNPDHPCFRPDSTKVESLVALLNNSSEMKLVQMKWHEACLSISAAILEILNAWENGVLAFESIQKITDNIKGKVCSLAVCAVAWLVAHVRMLGLDEREKSLQMIRQLAGPLFSENTLQFYNERVVIMNSILERMCADVLQQTATQIKFPSTGVDTMPYWNLLPPKRPIKEVLTDIFAKVLEKGWVDSRSIHIFDTLLHMGGVYWFCNNLIKELLKETRKEHTLRAVELLYSIFCLDMQQVTLVLLGHILPGLLTDSSKWHSLMDPPGTALAKLAVWCALSSYSSHKGQASTRQKKRHREDIEDYISLFPLDDVQPSKLMRLLSSNEDDANILSSPTDRSMSSSLSASQLHTVNMRDPLNRVLANLFLLISSILGSRTAGPHTQFVQWFMEECVDCLEQGGRGSVLQFMPFTTVSELVKVSAMSSPKVVLAITDLSLPLGRQVAAKAIAAL
- the MED24 gene encoding mediator of RNA polymerase II transcription subunit 24 isoform X15, with translation MKRKLGAPFLSPQSWPPPLPPAQSEIMKVVNLKQAILQAWKERWSDYQWAINMKKFFPKGATWDILNLADALLEQAMIGPSPNPLILSYLKYAISSQMVSYSSVLTAISKFDDFSRDLCVQALLDIMDMFCDRLSCHGKAEECIGLCRALLSALHWLLRCTAASAERLREGLEAGTPAAGEKQLAMCLQRLEKTLSSTKNRALLHIAKLEEASSWTAIEHSLLKLGEILANLSNPQLRSQAEQCGTLIRSIPTMLSVHAEQMHKTGFPTVHAVILLEGTMNLTGETQSLVEQLTMVKRMQHIPTPLFVLEIWKACFVGLIESPEGTEELKWTAFTFLKIPQVLVKLKKYSHGDKDFTEDVNCAFEFLLKLTPLLDKADQRCNCDCTNFLLQECGKQGLLSEASVNNLMAKRKADREHAPQQKSGENANIQPNIQLILRAEPTVTNILKTMDADHSKSPEGLLGVLGHMLSGKSLDLLLAAAAATGKLKSFARKFINLNEFTTYGSEESTKPASVRALLFDISFLMLCHVAQTYGSEVILSESRTGAEVPFFETWMQTCMPEEGKILNPDHPCFRPDSTKVESLVALLNNSSEMKLVQMKWHEACLSISAAILEILNAWENGVLAFESIQKITDNIKGKVCSLAVCAVAWLVAHVRMLGLDEREKSLQMIRQLAGPLFSENTLQFYNERVVIMNSILERMCADVLQQTATQIKFPSTGVDTMPYWNLLPPKRPIKEVLTDIFAKVLEKGWVDSRSIHIFDTLLHMGGVYWFCNNLIKELLKETRKEHTLRAVELLYSIFCLDMQQVTLVLLGHILPGLLTDSSKWHSLMDPPGTALAKLAVWCALSSYSSHKGQASTRQKKRHREDIEDYISLFPLDDVQPSKLMRLLSSNEDDANILSSPTDRSMSSSLSASQLHTVNMRDPLNRVLANLFLLISSILGSRTAGPHTQFVQWFMEECVDCLEQGGRGSVLQFMPFTTVSELVKVSAMSSPKVVLAITDLSLPLGRQVAAKAIAAL